A single region of the Felis catus isolate Fca126 chromosome F2, F.catus_Fca126_mat1.0, whole genome shotgun sequence genome encodes:
- the CCN4 gene encoding CCN family member 4, translating into MRWFLPWTLVAVTAAAAGSALATAFSPAPTAMAFTPVPLEDTSSHPQFCKWPCECPPSPPRCPLGVSLITDGCECCKMCAQQLGDNCTEAAICDPHRGLYCDYSGDRPRYAIGVCAQVVGVGCVLDGVRYTNGQSFQPNCKYNCTCVDGAVGCTPLCVRARPPRLWCRRPRRVSVPGRCCQQWVCDDGATTPRKTAQRHTGALAATGEVEPWHRNCIAYTSPWSPCSTSCGLGVSTRISNVNTRCWPEQESRLCTLRPCDVDIRPHIKEGKKCLAVYQPAASMNFTLAGCTSTRPYRPKYCGVCTDSRCCIPYKSKTIDVSFQCPDGPGFSRQVLWINACFCNLSCRNPNDIFADLESYPDFPEIAN; encoded by the exons GCCTTCTCTCCAGCCCCCACGGCCATGGCCTTCACCCCAGTGCCACTGGAGGATACATCTTCACACCCCCAGTTCTGCAAGTGGCCATGTGAGTGCCCGCCGTCCCCACCCCGCTGCCCGCTGGGGGTCAGCCTCATCACAGACGGCTGTGAATGCTGTAAAATGTGTGCTCAGCAGCTTGGGGACAACTGCACAGAGGCAGCCATCTGTGACCCCCACCGGGGCCTCTACTGCGATTACAGTGGGGACCGCCCGAGGTACGCAATAGGAGTGTGTGCAC AGGTGGTCGGCGTGGGCTGCGTCCTGGACGGGGTGCGCTACACCAACGGCCAGTCCTTCCAGCCCAACTGCAAGTACAACTGTACGTGTGTGGACGGCGCCGTGGGCTGCACACCcctgtgcgtgcgcgcgcgcccCCCGCGCCTCTGGTGCCGCCGCCCCCGGCGGGTGAGCGTGCCCGGCCGCTGCTGCCAGCAGTGGGTGTGTGACGACGGTGCCACGACGCCACGCAAGACAGCGcagcgccacacaggcgccctag CGGCCACGGGTGAGGTGGAGCCGTGGCACAGGAACTGCATAGCCTACACGAGCCCCTGGAGCCCTTGTTCCACCAGCTGCGGCCTGGGGGTCTCCACTCGTATCTCCAACGTCAACACCCGGTGCTGGCCCGAGCAGGAAAGCCGCCTCTGCACCCTGCGACCCTGCGACGTGGACATCCGTCCACACATCAAG GAAGGGAAGAAGTGTTTGGCTGTGTACCAGCCCGCGGCATCCATGAACTTCACCCTCGCCGGCTGCACCAGCACGCGTCCCTACCGGCCAAAGTACTGTGGGGTGTGCACAGACAGCAGGTGCTGCATACCCTACAAGTCCAAGACCATCGACGTCTCCTTCCAATGTCCCGACGGGCCTGGCTTCTCCCGCCAGGTCCTATGGATCAACGCTTGCTTCTGCAACCTGAGTTGTAGGAATCCCAACGATATCTTTGCCGACTTAGAATCCTACCCTGACTTCCCAGAAATTGCCAATTAG